The segment ACTACAACTAGTAACCAATCAAATAATAGTCGATAAGACTATTTTTAAATTTTTTTTAATCAATAATTAAATTTTAATTTACTATTTTTACAGATTTTTAAAATGAATTTTAGATAATTAATAAATATTATTAGCAATACATATTTATTAAGGAATAAAATAACTCAATATTAATTTTTTCGTTTATATGTAATAAATCATAATAAAATATCTTTAACATAAGGGGAAATAGCATGATAAGTTTAATAGGAATAGGTTCAAAAAGAGAACACATAACATTAAAAGCAGTAGATAAAATAAAGGAAGCTGATGTAATCATATCATATCATCCATATTTGGAAAACATACAGGACTTGCTTGAAGGAAAAGAAGTATTAAGTCGTGGTATGGGGGATGAAATGGAAAGAGTGGAATTGGCTATAGAAATGGAAAAGGAAGGAAAAAAAGTAGCAATAATAAGTTCAGGAGACCCTGGAATATATGGAATGGCCAATGTATATTTCCAAATAATAGACAAATACAGCGACCTGGAATTTGAGGTTGTCCCAGGTGTAACAGCGGCAACATATTCAGCCAGTGCACTAGGAGCACCATTACATGACTTGGCAATAATAAGCCTAAGTAATTTATTAACTCCACTTGAAGAAATCCAGCGTAAAATAAAACATGCAGCCATAGCCGATTTGGTAATAGCATTCTACAACCCAAAAAGTAAAACACGTACTGTTCCATTTGAAACTGCATGTGACATATTGGTTGAAAACAGAAACCCTGAGACACCCGTAGGTATAGTAAAAACGGAAGGAACCGATACAATAACACAGATATGCAAACTTAAAGACTTAAAGGATCAGGATATACACATGTCCACAACGATAATCGTAGGTAACTCAATGACCTATGTCAAAAAGGGAAAAATGATAACTCCACGCGGATATAAAATGAATGCAAAGTTACCTGAACAAACAGAAGCCTTCTATGAAAGATTCTTCAATGGTGACATTCAGATAGGTAAAAACCTGGACTGTGAATACTTCCCATGTCATGAAGACCAGGAAAACTGTACATTCTGTTACTGTCCATTCTATCCATGTGCCGATGGATCAACAGGTGGAAAATGGATTGAAGACAAAAACATATGGAACTGTAAGGATTGTAACTGGATTCACAAGGATGACGTAGTCGATTTAACACTTGACTACATTAAAGAAAACGTAAAGTCAATGGACGACTTTGATAAAAAGAAAAAGCAATTATTAAAATTCCGCAGAGCAACAATCTACAAAACAAGAAATTTGGATTTCCAACGTAATTATGATCTGGAAGAATAATCCTTCCTTTCATAATCTATTTTTTTAGTCTTTGACAAAACATAAAACTATAAAAAATTATATTCGCTCATGACCCAACTGGTGGGTCTGAACAAAATTCAACCTTAAAAAATATTCAAAACCTATTTTCACAGACTCATTCTTTAAAAAATAATACACTTGAAATGTATGTTTGAAAAATTCATTTGTCATTGATTTTCACAAGACTGTCAATCTTATTCAAGACACTTTCAACATCTACATTTTCATAGTTTAATCTCAAAGCATTTGTAGGACATTTCAATGTGCACTGACCACAGCCAATACAGACATCATGATTGATACTTATTTTATTGGTATAACTTATGGCATTTGAAAAACAAACATCAATACATTTTTTGCATGATATACACTTATCGTAGTCCATTGATATTGATACGCCAGGAAGTTTATAGAAATCTTTCTGTATGCCATCACTTAAATTAGGATAGACCTTCCATAAGCAGCAACAAGGACAGCAGTTACATATCGTCAACAGCTCATCACCCGGTCTTACGTTCATCCATAAACTATCCATCTTATTTCTGCCGACAATATGGACAAGACCCTCTTCATCACATTTATCAATATGATCTATGGCTTCCTGTTGACTAACAGGCCTGCAATGTCTACGTGAAATCTTCCTGGTGGTCTTACCAATGAAAATACATCCCAAATCTATAGGATAATCCTCACAATTCGTACTACGTCTACATAGACACTTGTTCATAATCACAATGTCATCCGATTGTTTGATTATGTTTTTTATAATGTCCGTGGGTGTGATGACCTTATCCACTATCTGAATGTTCTTGTTAATTTCAATAGTACTGACGGTGGTCTTATTCTTATTTGATTCAATGTTTTCTTTAGTCATAGACTTATCGTTAGGCACAAAATATGTTCCGTCACCCTCAAAAACTACTTTTGAAATAATCTTATCCATAATTTTCGATTTTCTGGATAAAGCGGCTACCTTGAATCTGAGACCGAAAATATATTTCACGACAAATATACTAACATCTATAAACCTGATTTTCATAGTTATCCTTAATATTTTTTTAATACAAGTGCATTCTTAGTTTACTATATTTATTTCAATATAAATGTATTTTATCTTTTAAAAAATAAAAAAAATTATTGGAGGTTATAATTCAACATTCATCTTTGCTTCATAAACTGTTATGGCTTCTCCTTTCATAACGGCCGTTAAATAATCTCCACAATCCGTTACCGTAATATCCAAGTCACCGCCTGATAGGTGAGCATGTACATGTTCGTTGAGCAATCCCTGTTTATATCCTAGAAGTACACAACTGGTTGTACCTGTACCACATGCATAGGTAAATCCTGCTCCACGTTCCCATGTCAATATGTCAATCTCTTCAGGACTTAAAATATTTACAAAGTGAACATTAACCTTTTCAGGAAATGCTTCATGACATTCTATACGTGGACCATAAAAGTCAAGGTTAATATCATCAATATTTGTATCTGTAAAACATACTGCATGAGGGTTTCCAACACTTACCGCACTCATTCTTATCTTTTCACCCTCAACATCAACCTCTTCATCTATAAATTCCGTAGTATTACCGCTAGGTGCAACGGCAGGTATTTCTTCAGGTATGAAAAATCCTTTTCCCATGTCTATTTCAATGTCTTTGACAGTATCATCTACAACGGTTAATCTTGCCTCTTTTATATCTTCCATTGTCTCTATTTTCATTACATCCTTTTTAACAATGTCCTTGTCATATACAAATTTGGCAAGACATCTGATACCATTTCCGCACATTTGTGCTTCACTACCGTCACTGTTGAATATGCGGAATCTTATGTCGGCCTTGTCTGACTTACATGCAAATACCACTCCATCTGCACCGACGTTAAATCTTCTTGTACAGATAACTTCACTTAACTTATTTTTTGATTCTTCAGGTATAACCTCATC is part of the Methanosphaera sp. BMS genome and harbors:
- a CDS encoding DUF362 domain-containing protein produces the protein MDKIISKVVFEGDGTYFVPNDKSMTKENIESNKNKTTVSTIEINKNIQIVDKVITPTDIIKNIIKQSDDIVIMNKCLCRRSTNCEDYPIDLGCIFIGKTTRKISRRHCRPVSQQEAIDHIDKCDEEGLVHIVGRNKMDSLWMNVRPGDELLTICNCCPCCCLWKVYPNLSDGIQKDFYKLPGVSISMDYDKCISCKKCIDVCFSNAISYTNKISINHDVCIGCGQCTLKCPTNALRLNYENVDVESVLNKIDSLVKINDK
- the dapF gene encoding diaminopimelate epimerase, translated to MIKEIEFTKMHALGNDYIVIDESIDEVIPEESKNKLSEVICTRRFNVGADGVVFACKSDKADIRFRIFNSDGSEAQMCGNGIRCLAKFVYDKDIVKKDVMKIETMEDIKEARLTVVDDTVKDIEIDMGKGFFIPEEIPAVAPSGNTTEFIDEEVDVEGEKIRMSAVSVGNPHAVCFTDTNIDDINLDFYGPRIECHEAFPEKVNVHFVNILSPEEIDILTWERGAGFTYACGTGTTSCVLLGYKQGLLNEHVHAHLSGGDLDITVTDCGDYLTAVMKGEAITVYEAKMNVEL
- the cobJ gene encoding precorrin-3B C(17)-methyltransferase — translated: MISLIGIGSKREHITLKAVDKIKEADVIISYHPYLENIQDLLEGKEVLSRGMGDEMERVELAIEMEKEGKKVAIISSGDPGIYGMANVYFQIIDKYSDLEFEVVPGVTAATYSASALGAPLHDLAIISLSNLLTPLEEIQRKIKHAAIADLVIAFYNPKSKTRTVPFETACDILVENRNPETPVGIVKTEGTDTITQICKLKDLKDQDIHMSTTIIVGNSMTYVKKGKMITPRGYKMNAKLPEQTEAFYERFFNGDIQIGKNLDCEYFPCHEDQENCTFCYCPFYPCADGSTGGKWIEDKNIWNCKDCNWIHKDDVVDLTLDYIKENVKSMDDFDKKKKQLLKFRRATIYKTRNLDFQRNYDLEE